A genomic window from Diospyros lotus cultivar Yz01 chromosome 2, ASM1463336v1, whole genome shotgun sequence includes:
- the LOC127794159 gene encoding protein FAR1-RELATED SEQUENCE 4-like: protein MSTTQMSESMNAFFDGYANSRTSLKQFVEQYEMEKQLQSAYIISKFRECQEEFTGMMYCQVIYTDEASMEMTYDVQEVVMGILCRHAISILVRNDVTTLPEMYILRRWQKDVRRAHSRVAINYDGWVSTLEQRKYDEMRKAFDKVADLTTNSESRT from the exons ATGTCGACAACGCAAATGAGTGAGAGTATGAATGCGTTTTTTGATGGGTATGCTAATTCGAGGACTTCGTTGAAACAATTTGTTGAACA GTACGAAATGGAGAAGCAACTTCAGTCTGCCTACATAATATCAAAATTCAGGGAATGTCAAGAAGAGTTCACTGGAATGATGTATTGTCAGGTTATCTATACCGATGAGGCTTCTATGGAGATGACATACGACGTTCAAGAGGTTGTCAT GGGAATACTATGCAGACATGCTATATCAATTTTGGTACGCAACGATGTCACTACGCTTCCTGAGATGTACATCTTGAGGAGATGGCAGAAAGATGTGAGAAGAGCCCATTCGAGGGTCGCAATCAACTACGATGGTTGGGTCAGTACTCTCGAACAAAGAAAATATGATGAAATGCGTAAAGCATTTGACAAGGTCGCAGACTTGACAACAAATAGTGAATCACGAACTTAG
- the LOC127794161 gene encoding protein FAR1-RELATED SEQUENCE 5-like, with translation MSLLLMKNETEKFVNEGNEIFEIEDDELLVEFDNVRIMDEVNTLDDELLGEDGPIVPKVGMKFKDKNAVLGFYKSYAYDIGFPVRKMNSKKGDDGVVKYVTFTCSREGQRSRTASTSLKPQPTTQTGCKARLPSCLETCGLWQINSVILKHNHLISPSKSRLYRCNRELSAHVKHRLEVNDVTEISLYKSFNSIVVEARGYEQMTCVEKDCRNYIEKVRRLRIGEGDAVVIQAYFSRMQIQCPSFYFSIDLDEEA, from the exons ATGTCCCTTTTACTTATGAAGAATGAAACTGAAAA gTTTGTTAATGAAGggaatgaaatatttgaaattgaggATGATGAACTTTTGGTAGAATTTGATAATGTGAGAATAATGGATGAGGTGAAcacattagatgatgaattgTTAGGAGAAGATGGTCCTATTGTGCCTAAGGTTGGGATGAAGTTCAAAGATAAGAATGCAGTATTGGGTTTTTACAAATCATATGCTTATGATATAGGCTTTCCAGTTaggaaaatgaattcaaaaaagGGTGATGATGGGGTTGTAAAGTATGTGACATTCACGTGTAGTCGAGAGGGTCAAAGAAGTAGGACTGCAAGCACTTCTTTGAAGCCTCAACCAACGACTCAAACAGGGTGTAAAGCTAGGTTGCCATCATGTTTAGAGACTTGTGGGTTGTGGCAGATTAACTCTGTCATTCTTAAACATAATCATTTAATAAGTCCTTCGAAATCTAGGTTGTATCGATGTAATCGGGAACTTAGTGCACATGTGAAACACAGACTTGAAGTAAATGATGTTACTGAGATTTCATtgtataaaagttttaattcaATAGTTGTTGAGGCAAGGGGATATGAGCAGATGACTTGTGTGGAAAAAGATTGTAGAAACTACATTGAAAAAGTTAGGCGGTTAAGAATCGGGGAAGGAGATGCTGTTGTAATACAGGCATACTTCTCGAGAATGCAAATTCAATGCcctagtttttattttagtattgaTTTGGATGAGGAGGCTTGA